Sequence from the Ereboglobus luteus genome:
GCCAAACAGCCACATGGACCGCCGGGAGGTGATCGCCGCCGCCAAATCGACCGGGCTGGCGATCAGCAGTGTTTGTTGCAACACGCACTGGAAAAAACCGCTCTCGCATCCCGACAGCGCAGTGCGCCGCGAGGGAATCGATGGCATGATCGTCGCGCTCGAGGACGCCGCCGCCTACGGCACCGACGCCGTGCTGCTGGTTCCCGGAGTCGTGAACGCCGAGGTTTCCTACGACGACTGCTGGACGCGCTCCGTCGAGGGCATCAAGCGGCTGCTCCCCGTCGCCGAAAAACTGAAAGTCCAAATCTGCATCGAAAACGTCTGGAATAAATTTCTCCTCAGCCCGCTGGAGGCGCGTCGTTATGTTGACCAGTTCAACAGCCCCCTCGTGAAATTCTATTTCGATGTCGGCAACATCCTCGACTACGGATGGCCGGAGCAATGGATCCGAATCCTTGGCGACCGCATCGCCCGCGTTCACTTCAAGGAGTTCAGCAAAAAAATCGCCGCCGAGCAGGGCGCCCGGAAAGGCTTCAAGGTGCCCTTCGGCGAGGGCGACATTAACTGGCCCGAAGTGATGACCGCCCTGCGCGGTTCGTATAAGAACAGATGGATCGCCACCGAGCAGGGAAGCAACAAAACGCCCGCGGAATTAACCGACCTGCACGCGCGCTTCGAAAAAATACTCAGGCTTCCATAGAGCTTGTTAAACTGCGAATAGACGCGAATAAACGCGAAGTAAATCCAGTCGGCCGAAGTATTCGCGTTTATTCGCGTCCATTCGCGGTTAAAAAAATAAAAACATTGTTTGAGTAATATATTATAAAAAACAGTAATCATGAAAAACAATACAATCGCACTGCTCGCCCTCGCTGCGTCATGCCTTTTCGCCGTCAATAATCTTCCCGCCGCAGCATCCTCCGCGGAATGCGACAGCGGCGTCAGGCTGCGCGTGTCGAGCTACAATATACGATACGACTCCGCAAAGGACGGGGAGTCGGGCAACAGCTGGGATGCGCGCAAGGCCGCCGTCGCCGACCTGATTAAGCAAAGCCAAATCGACGTCGTCGGCACGCAGGAGGGCGACGAAAGGCAGATGGCCGACTTGAAAAAACTGCTGCCCGAATACGATTACGTGGCCCATCCTTACGGGGGAAAACAGGGCAATATACACACGGCCGCCATTGTGTATAGAAGTGATAAATACAAGGTGCTGGACAAGGGCGTGTTTTGGTTTAGCGAGACGCCCAATGAAAAAAGCATCGGCTGGGACGCCACCGACACGCGCATCTGCACCTGGGCCAAAATGAAGGACAACGCCTCCGGGCGGGAATTCTATTTCTTCACCGCCCACTTCTACTGGCGCTACGTCACAGCGAGGCAGAACTCGGGCCCGTTGATGGTTCGCATGGTCAGGGAAATCACCAAGGGCAGCCTCCCCGTGATCTGCACGGGCGACTTCAACTCGCCCGACACGACGCCTCAATACAAGGCGATCACGGAATATTTGAAAGACGCCTATCATGCGACGGCCACCCCGCCGCTCGGCCCGAAGGACACCAACATGGGCGCCGGAAATTTCCGCGGCGAACCCAGGGGGCGGATAGACTTTGTATTCATCAACGACCGGACAAAAGTTCTGAATTACACAGTGCTTACCAGCACCTACGACAAAGGCCGCCACCCCTCCGACCACCTGCCGATCGTGTGCGACGTGCTGTTGACAAAATAGCGTGACCGATTCCCGTCATTTTGAAGTAGGGCACAGGACGTAGAATGCAGGACAGGGCACAGGGCTCATGGCACAGGACGTAGGGCTCAGGACTCAGAACGCCAGGCAGAGGACGCAGGGCGAACGAATCCTCATAAGCGTTGCCTTGTTTCAAGGCGCCAAAGGCGCCTCACTCGTTAGCCCAGGGTCGAGCCTGCGAGACCCTGGGATTTTGAAATAGGGAGCACGCGCCCTGAAGGGGCGCCACATGCATCTCCATCCCTCATGCAACATTCATCGCGATTTTTTAATGCTGAATACAAGATGGACGGCAAGGTGGGTAAAGGGATTGGGGCATGATGACGCGATGTTGTGGCACCCTGGCAGGGCGCATTGTTTCCCATCGGCAATCCGGGGGTGCACGCCACGCGTTCACCCCGGGCTTACGAATGGCACGCCTTTGGCGTGCGGCAAATGACAGACAAGTTAGCACCTATGGGGTTCGCCCTACCCAAAGGCATCAGCTCGCAATGAAATACCCAACGATCTCCAAAATCCGCCCCGTGAAAACGCTCAAAAGCTAGTCGATTATGTGCGCAAACGCTCATTTTGTTTGGAAAATGATACTTTGTGCGAGGTTGCTTGGCCTAAAAGTGCTTGAAACGTCATTTTCGCGCAAAAAGACTGAATAGGTTCTCAGTAGTCGTCGCGTATCACTTTTCGGTGCTGTCGCGGCGCTCAATATCCCCGGTCAGAATCCCATTAAAAAGAATCCCAACAATCGAAGTTTTCGAAAGGTTATCATGAAACCCGCATCCAAACCCACGCGCAAAGCTCCCCTCCTTCCCACCTCCCGACGCAGCTTTTTTAAGGAAGCCGCCGCCGCCGCCGGCGTCCTCATGCTGCCGGGCTCCACCGTCCTGCACGGCCAAAACCTCTCCTCCTATGAAACGGGCGGATTCATATCCAAGGACGGAAAACTCGACACGCACGAGCACCAAGTCGACCTCTGTGTTGTCGGCGCCGGCCTCGCCGGCATGTGCGCCGCCATCGCCGCCGCCCGCCGCGGCGCGAAAGTCGCCCTCATGCACGACCGCCCCGTCCTCGGCGGCAACGCCTCCTCCGAAATCCGCCAGTGGATTGTCGGTGCCGGAACCCGCGTCCGCGACCTGCAGGAAACCGGCATCATGGAGGAAATCCTCGTCGAAAACATGTATCGCAAT
This genomic interval carries:
- a CDS encoding TIM barrel protein; this translates as MNLNRRTFLKSAAVLSAASLPLGGGGIFAQAAPASTSSRPAGNFKKSIMWGTVKMEGSVLEKCTAIKAAGYEGIEPNSHMDRREVIAAAKSTGLAISSVCCNTHWKKPLSHPDSAVRREGIDGMIVALEDAAAYGTDAVLLVPGVVNAEVSYDDCWTRSVEGIKRLLPVAEKLKVQICIENVWNKFLLSPLEARRYVDQFNSPLVKFYFDVGNILDYGWPEQWIRILGDRIARVHFKEFSKKIAAEQGARKGFKVPFGEGDINWPEVMTALRGSYKNRWIATEQGSNKTPAELTDLHARFEKILRLP
- a CDS encoding endonuclease/exonuclease/phosphatase family protein, translating into MKNNTIALLALAASCLFAVNNLPAAASSAECDSGVRLRVSSYNIRYDSAKDGESGNSWDARKAAVADLIKQSQIDVVGTQEGDERQMADLKKLLPEYDYVAHPYGGKQGNIHTAAIVYRSDKYKVLDKGVFWFSETPNEKSIGWDATDTRICTWAKMKDNASGREFYFFTAHFYWRYVTARQNSGPLMVRMVREITKGSLPVICTGDFNSPDTTPQYKAITEYLKDAYHATATPPLGPKDTNMGAGNFRGEPRGRIDFVFINDRTKVLNYTVLTSTYDKGRHPSDHLPIVCDVLLTK